The following are encoded in a window of Centroberyx gerrardi isolate f3 chromosome 1, fCenGer3.hap1.cur.20231027, whole genome shotgun sequence genomic DNA:
- the vat1l gene encoding synaptic vesicle membrane protein VAT-1 homolog-like: protein MAKEGADMTEETEHMIEKNLGKEAENMESSSVDAKEMRAVILAGFGGLNKLRVTKKTMPEPQEGEVKIRVKACGLNFLDLMVRQGTIDSPPKPPVVPGFECSGIVESVGENTKGFEIGDRVMAFVNYNAWAEVVCTPVDFVYKMPDEMTFPEAAAFSLNFVAAYMMLFEVANLREGMSVLVHSAGGGVGQAVAQLCSTVPNVTVFGIASCFKHVAIRDSVTHLFDRNIDYVQEVKKISPEGVDIVLDCLCGENTGKGLGLLKPLGTYILYGASNMVTGETKSFFSFAKSWWQVEKVNPIKLYEENKVIAGFSLLNLLFKQGRCSLVKAVMEKLLSLYNQKKIKPVVDSLWALEEVKEAMQRIHDRGNIGKLILDVEKAPTPLMASDSTETSEAGEEEEEPEGDNDNKERMPFIH from the exons ATGGCTAAAGAAGGAGCAGATATGACGGAGGAAACCGAACATATGATAGAGAAGAATTTAGGAAAAGAAGCAGAAAACATGGAATCATCATCAGTTGATGCCAAAGAGATGCGGGCGGTGATACTGGCGGGTTTTGGAGGTCTCAACAAACTCAGGGTAACCAAGAAGACAATGCCCGAGCCTCAGGAGGGTGAAGTGAAAATCCGTGTCAAAGCATG TGGTTTGAACTTCCTGGACCTGATGGTACGCCAGGGGACCATCGACAGTCCTCCAAAACCTCCTGTGGTCCCCGGGTTTGAGTGTTCAGGAATAGTAGAGTCAGTCGGTGAAAACACAAAGGGATTTGAG ATAGGAGACAGAGTTATGGCTTTTGTGAATTACAATGCCTGGGCAGAAGTGGTTTGCACACCAGTGGATTTTGTCTACAAGATGCCAGATGAAATGACTTTTCCCGAGGCTGCAGCCTTCTCCCTGAACTTCGTGGCTGCGTACATGATGCTATTTGAGGTTGCCAATCTTCGAGAGGGGATGTCAGTGTTGGTCCACTCAGCAGGAGGTGGTGTA GGTCAAGCTGTGGCTCAGCTGTGCTCCACTGTGCCCAATGTCACTGTCTTTGGGATTGCCTCATGTTTCAAACATGTAGCTATCAGAGACTCTGTGACTCACCTCTTTGACAGGAATATCGATTATGTACAAGAGGTCAAAAA GATCTCTCCAGAGGGAGTAGACATTGTCTTGGACTGCCTGTGCGGAGAAAACACGGGGAAAGGCCTGGGTTTGCTGAAGCCACTTGGAACTTACATCCTGTATG gcGCATCAAACATGGTAACTGGGGAAACAAAGAGTTTCTTCAGCTTTGCAAAATCT TGGTGGCAGGTGGAGAAAGTGAATCCTATTAAACTCTATGAGGAGAACAAAGTCATTGCGGGATTCTCGCTCCTCAACCTCCTCTTCAAGCAGGGGAGATGTAGCCTCGTGAAGGCAGTGATGGAAAAACTCCTGTCTCTCTACAACCAAAAGAAGATCAAGCCGGTGGTGGACTCCCTATGGGCGCTGGAGGAG GTAAAAGAGGCCATGCAGAGGATTCATGACCGAGGGAATATAGGAAAACTCATCCTGGATGTCGAAAAGGCTCCTACACCTTTG ATGGCTAGTGACAGCACAGAGACCAGTGAAgcaggggaggaagaagaggagccTGAAGGAGACAACGACAACAAGGAGCGCATGCCTTTCATCCATTAG
- the bola3 gene encoding bolA-like protein 3 has protein sequence MISVTRFLRINQGVLSGQVRRCLSSQTDGEVRIAHILKEKFPLASSLKVVDISGGCGAMYEIHIESNEFKGKRTIQQHQLVNQALKDEIQGMHGLRIFTDVPKH, from the exons ATGATTTCTGTTACCCGGTTTCTTCGCATTAATCAA GGTGTTTTGTCTGGACAGGTGCGGAGATGTCTGTCCTCGCAAACAGACGGAGAGGTCCGCATTGCTCATATACTTAAAGAGAAGTTtccgttagcctcgtcgctcaAAGTTGTGGATATATCAG gTGGCTGTGGTGCCATGTATGAGATCCATATAGAGTCCAACGAGTTTAAAGGAAAAAGGACCATTCAACAACACCAACTAGTCAATCAG GCACTCAAGGATGAGATTCAAGGAATGCATGGACTGCGAATATTCACAGATGTTCCAAAACATTAG